GTATCGGTGACTATGGATACGTGTCGGTGTGTGCGGCGCAATTTCGGGAGACGGCACCTGCGCGTCACGCGGATGCCGACACGCGTCAGGGTTTGCGCTCAGAGCATCTGCTGCGGATCAACATCCACATCCACGCGAACGCTGCGCGCCGTCTTCACACGCATGACATCCTCTTCGGCATCCCGGAGAATCCGTGCAAAGATGCTGCCGTCAGGATCCTTCGACTTGCTGACACGGACAAGTATCTGATGCCGGTAACGATTGTTGAGGCGTTGTATCACCGCCGGCTGCGGCGGGTACATCGTGAAGCAGGTCGCCCTACGCTGAAGCGCGGCATGCCAGGCGCGCGCGGCGCCGGAGACGGCGTCCTCCCGCGATCCGGAGAACAGAAGCAGCACGAGCCGCGAATACGGGGGATACGTAAACGCCTTCCTGCTCTCGAGCTCCGCGGCGATGAATCCTTCGAAGTCGTGCGCGACGACGCGCTGCAGCACCGGATGGTCCGGCCGCACGCTCTGTATCAGAACTTCACCCGGTGCCGTACCACGCCCCGATCTGCCTGCAACCTGCGTCAACAACTGGAAGGCGCGTTCGCCTGCGCGAAAATCCGGCAGCATGAGCGACTGCTCCGCCGAGACAACTCCCACCAGGGTCACCCGCTCGAAATCGAGCCCCTTTGCCACCATCTGCGTGCCGAGAAGCACGTCGGCCTCGCCCTCGCCGAAAGACGAGAGAATAAGATCGTGTGATCCCTTTTTCCGGGTTGTGTCGAAGTCCATGCGCAGCAACCGCGCCGCAGGGAGTACCGATGCAAGTTCCTCCTCGACGCGCTGTGTGCCCGCGCCCACGGGATCGAGCGCCGTTCCGCCGCAGCGCGGGCACACGCCCGGTGGCGTGCGCGATGCGCCGCAGTAATGGCAGCGCAACTGGTTCCGGTCCTTGTGCACAACCATCGTGACGCTGCAGTTGGTGCACTCCTCCACATGCCCGCAGTCGCGGCATTCGAGAAAGGGCGCGTACCCGCGTCGGTTGTGGAGCACGATGCTCGACTCGTTCCGCGCGATCCGTTCGCCGATGCCGCGCAGCAGTTCGTCGGAGAAAGGGCCGCGTGCACGCGACTGGCGACGCTGTTCCGTCATGTCCACGATGCTTACCGTGGGCAGGACGGCGGCATCGATGCGGCGCGGCATGCGAAGCAGATCCAGTTTGCCGTTCGCGGCGTTGTGCCAGCTCTCGGCGGATGGGGTGGCCGTACCGAGCAGCACTGTGGCATTCTCGAAACGCCCGCGCATCAGGGCGGCATCCCGCGCGTGATAACGCGGCTGCTGGTCCGTCTGTTTGTAGCTCGACTCGTGCTCTTCGTCGACCACGATGAGGCCGACGTTTTCGAGAGGCGCGAACACCGCGGAACGGACGCCGACCACGATGCGGTATCGCCCCGCAAGTGTGTTGCGCCAGGCGTCATATCGCTCACCCACCGACATGCGGCTGTGCAGCACCGCGACGTCCTTGCCGAACGCGTGCCGGAACCGGAACACCAGTTGCGGTGTGAGCGCGATCTCGGGCACGAGCACAAGCGCGCGCCTGTCCTTCGTCAGGGTGTGGCGGATCGCCTCGATGTACACCTGCGTCTTCCCGCTCGCAGTGACGCCGTGCAAGAGCAGTCCGTGATACCCGCCCGCGTCGATGCATGAGCTGACCGCGGCAAGCACCTGCGTCTGATCCTCCGTGAGTGTAAACGACTTCGGTACTTCTTCATACAACAGGCGCGGCTCACGCGTCACTTCCTCCTGCAGCACCTCGACGATTTCCTTTTCCTCGAGAGCACGGACGGCTGCGGCGCTGGCACGCGCTGTTGCAAGCACTTCGGGCATGGGCACTGTCGGACGACTGCGCGAGAGTGCGGACCAGAGTACCGCGAGTACGTCCACCTGTTTCGGCGCGCGCTTCTCGAGCAGTTCCATCAGCTCGGAGATCTTCTCCTGCCTGTTCCATGGCGGAAGAAGCCGCACGACATTGATCATTTTTTTCCGCGCCTGCGGCACGCCGATGACCGATTCCACGGTCACCGCGCCGTCCTTTTCAAGCGCATGCAACTGTGCACTTATTGATGTGAGCCCGGCGATATCGCGCAGCACGGCTTCCGACAGCAGCTCCCCGGTCAGCAGCGCCTCCACGATCATACGTTTCGTTTTTGAAGTGCCGATCGCGCGGGCCAGCACCCGCTCGTCATCGGACGCAAGCGATACGTACCGTTCCGATCCGATGTCCATGCCTTTCGGCAATGCAGCTTTCAGCGCGTCGCCGAGACCACAGCAATAATACCGCGCCACCCAGTCGCAGAGCCGCATCAACAACGGCGAAAAAACGGGAGACGGATCCAGGACCTCCTCGATCGCCTTGACACGGAACGCCGGCGCCGTATCGTGCACCGCGAGAACAAATCCCATGACCGGACGACGTCCGAGCGGCACGACAACACGCCGGCCCGCCTCAACCGACGAGGCCAGTCCCTCCGGCACACCGTATGTCAGCGCATGTTTTGGGACGTTGGGGATCGCAATATCTGCAAAAGAGGCCATGTCGGAACAAAGATGCGTCTTCCCGCGATGCTCCGCAATGGCGGGCGGGCGGGCGTCGTGCCCGTGCCCCGTTTACTCGACGAGAAGAAGTGTCGACGCGCTGTGTTCTTGTGTCGCAACACGAAGCACATACACCCCGGCAGCGAGTCCGTGCAGCGGCACAACACAATCCGCGCGTCCATCGTGCGATACGGAGACGTCCTCCAGCCGCGCAATACGGACGCCGAGCACCGAGAACAGCGAGGTCTCGAGTATCTGTCCTTCCGGTGCGGAGACGAGCAGCCGTGTCTGCTCGCGCGCGGGATTGGGATAGGCCTTGAGCACGAGTCCGTGCGGGGCAGGAGCAAGATCGGGGATACCCAGCGCCTTGTCGTCCCATTCCCCGAGGTGGAGCGATGTTTTTGCTCCTGCCTGTGTAAACGAGCCGCCGGCGAAAACACTGTATGCCTCCACATCGAGCGAAAGAACGGGTGCGTCCGTACCCGATCCGAGCGGCTGCCATTTCCAACCGTTCCAGCGTGCGATGTTCGACGCGGGATCCGCGCCCGCCTGTGTAAATTCGCCTGCCGCAAAGACACGCCCGTCGCGCGCGGCGAGTGTGCGGACGGGCCCGTCTGTTCCTTCACCCAACGCGGAGAAGCGAAGGGTGATCCTGTTCCAGGACGCGACATTATTCGCTGGCACATTGTCGATGTCCGTGAACTCGCCTCCGATGTACACATTGTCACCGTCAACACGCAGCGCGGCGACGGTGCCGCTGATCCCTCGTGTCATGGTACGCCAGGCCTGTTTCTCGTATCGCGCGAGGGCCGTGTAGGCAATGCCTGCGAGGGGTTCGAAGAATCCTGTGACGTAGAGCACACTGTCGTCCGCATCAATCGCGTCGATGGTGGCGGAACGATACAGATATTTAAGTCCAAGATCCGCCGCCTGCCATGAAAGCGTACGCATGTTCCAGGCGGACAGGCCGAGCACGGCAAAAGTGTCCACCGTCGAAAACGCGCCCGCGGCGAAGAGAAGATCGCGATCGACGGCGAGCGCGGTCACCGCGCCGTTCGGATGCGCGATGGAGGCCGGTCCCAGCCGGCTCCATGCACCCGCACGCGAATCCCATCGTGCGATGTGCTGCGCATCGGTCGGACCGGCGCCGAAAAAGAATCCGCCGATGTACAGATCGCTCCCGCTGCTTCGCATGGTATACACTTCGCCGTACACTCCGCGCGCAGTGTCGGGGCCGAGCGCGGACCATGTCCTCGTGGTTCTATTCCATCGTGCAATGTTGTTTGTGATCACCGTGTCGGCAGAGCGGAACGCCCCGGCGACATACACGTCGTCTCCGATGCGCGCGATGGCGTCGACAAAGACGTTCGCCGAAGCCCATACGCCGCCGCGGAAATCGGTGCGCGAGACAGGCACGGATCCGCCCGCATCGACATGTGCAATGGTGGCAGCCGGAGTACCCTCCATCGAGAGGAACGAGCCGCCGCACAGGATGGTGCCGTCGGACAGTGGAACGATTGTTTCGACGAGTCCCGGCATCCTGCGGCCGCACTGCTGCCACGCGCCGTCGAAGCGGTACAGGTGCGACGCATCACCGCGTTCGTCCGCCGCGGTCGCGAGCATGCGCGTGGGGTGTGAGGAGAAAGCCACCGGAATTTCCGCCACGTGAGGAGTCGGCGCGCGCCATGTGCGCTGCGCCGGTTCCCACTCCAGAAGATTTGACTGCGCTGCGGGGGATGCGGACAGGAAGGCGCCGCCCACGACAATGCGGTCCGACGATGTATCCTTGGCCAGCAGTGTCACGAGGTTCGGGACACCGTTGCCGGATGCATCGCTGAGTGGCTCCCATGCACCTCTGCGAAAATCGTATGCGGCGATATTCGCCGCAGCTTTGCCTCCGGCGTGAGTGAAGGATCCTGCAACGTACAACACACTGTCGTACAGCAAATGTGCGGCGTACGCGGGACCATGTGTGTGTGACAACGTGCCGGTAAGACCGGACCACACGCGGCCTGCAGAATTCCACACGGCCACATTACGCGCAAGTACACCGCCCGCTTCATTAAACGCGCCGCCGACGAGGATAGAGTCCGCCCCGACCGCTGTGATGGTGTA
This is a stretch of genomic DNA from Ignavibacteriota bacterium. It encodes these proteins:
- a CDS encoding T9SS type A sorting domain-containing protein, whose protein sequence is MAQHRRSLRARTTSAAALWIFAAAFLTAHAQLSRPEGYERWKGGSLPGAAAQGAPEQRQEFSHAARVIFDDNSWSDGFGRPGIDAASVRAIARGADGRFYVGGDFTVAGGVRARNIASWDPATATWASVGSGFDGPVNGLVWAPSGLYAVGAFRRSGSLTLNGVAHWNGVSWEALGSVKTGVAGAVYTITAVGADSILVGGAFNEAGGVLARNVAVWNSAGRVWSGLTGTLSHTHGPAYAAHLLYDSVLYVAGSFTHAGGKAAANIAAYDFRRGAWEPLSDASGNGVPNLVTLLAKDTSSDRIVVGGAFLSASPAAQSNLLEWEPAQRTWRAPTPHVAEIPVAFSSHPTRMLATAADERGDASHLYRFDGAWQQCGRRMPGLVETIVPLSDGTILCGGSFLSMEGTPAATIAHVDAGGSVPVSRTDFRGGVWASANVFVDAIARIGDDVYVAGAFRSADTVITNNIARWNRTTRTWSALGPDTARGVYGEVYTMRSSGSDLYIGGFFFGAGPTDAQHIARWDSRAGAWSRLGPASIAHPNGAVTALAVDRDLLFAAGAFSTVDTFAVLGLSAWNMRTLSWQAADLGLKYLYRSATIDAIDADDSVLYVTGFFEPLAGIAYTALARYEKQAWRTMTRGISGTVAALRVDGDNVYIGGEFTDIDNVPANNVASWNRITLRFSALGEGTDGPVRTLAARDGRVFAAGEFTQAGADPASNIARWNGWKWQPLGSGTDAPVLSLDVEAYSVFAGGSFTQAGAKTSLHLGEWDDKALGIPDLAPAPHGLVLKAYPNPAREQTRLLVSAPEGQILETSLFSVLGVRIARLEDVSVSHDGRADCVVPLHGLAAGVYVLRVATQEHSASTLLLVE
- the priA gene encoding primosomal protein N' codes for the protein MASFADIAIPNVPKHALTYGVPEGLASSVEAGRRVVVPLGRRPVMGFVLAVHDTAPAFRVKAIEEVLDPSPVFSPLLMRLCDWVARYYCCGLGDALKAALPKGMDIGSERYVSLASDDERVLARAIGTSKTKRMIVEALLTGELLSEAVLRDIAGLTSISAQLHALEKDGAVTVESVIGVPQARKKMINVVRLLPPWNRQEKISELMELLEKRAPKQVDVLAVLWSALSRSRPTVPMPEVLATARASAAAVRALEEKEIVEVLQEEVTREPRLLYEEVPKSFTLTEDQTQVLAAVSSCIDAGGYHGLLLHGVTASGKTQVYIEAIRHTLTKDRRALVLVPEIALTPQLVFRFRHAFGKDVAVLHSRMSVGERYDAWRNTLAGRYRIVVGVRSAVFAPLENVGLIVVDEEHESSYKQTDQQPRYHARDAALMRGRFENATVLLGTATPSAESWHNAANGKLDLLRMPRRIDAAVLPTVSIVDMTEQRRQSRARGPFSDELLRGIGERIARNESSIVLHNRRGYAPFLECRDCGHVEECTNCSVTMVVHKDRNQLRCHYCGASRTPPGVCPRCGGTALDPVGAGTQRVEEELASVLPAARLLRMDFDTTRKKGSHDLILSSFGEGEADVLLGTQMVAKGLDFERVTLVGVVSAEQSLMLPDFRAGERAFQLLTQVAGRSGRGTAPGEVLIQSVRPDHPVLQRVVAHDFEGFIAAELESRKAFTYPPYSRLVLLLFSGSREDAVSGAARAWHAALQRRATCFTMYPPQPAVIQRLNNRYRHQILVRVSKSKDPDGSIFARILRDAEEDVMRVKTARSVRVDVDVDPQQML